From a single Raphanus sativus cultivar WK10039 chromosome 3, ASM80110v3, whole genome shotgun sequence genomic region:
- the LOC108844157 gene encoding histone H2B.3, with translation MAPKAGKKPAEKKPAAAEKPVEEEKVAEKAPAEKKPKAGKKLPKEASGIGATDKKKKRSKKSVETYKIYIFKVLKQVHPDIGISSKAMGIMNSFINDIFEKLAQEASKLARYNKKPTITSREIQTAVRLVLPGELAKHAVSEGTKAVTKFTSS, from the coding sequence ATGGCACCAAAGGCAGGAAAGAAACCAGCGGAGAAGAAACCAGCCGCCGCGGAGAAGCCAGTGGAGGAAGAGAAGGTAGCGGAGAAAGCACCAGCGGAGAAGAAGCCCAAGGCCGGGAAGAAGCTACCGAAGGAAGCCTCCGGCATCGGCGCGAccgacaagaagaagaagcgcagCAAGAAGAGCGTCGAGACGTACAAGATCTACATCTTCAAGGTGCTCAAGCAAGTCCACCCAGACATCGGGATCTCGAGCAAGGCCATGGGGATCATGAACAGCTTCATCAACGACATCTTCGAGAAGCTTGCTCAGGAAGCGTCGAAGCTCGCTAGGTACAACAAGAAGCCTACGATTACTTCTCGCGAGATCCAGACAGCGGTTAGACTCGTTCTTCCTGGTGAGCTTGCTAAGCACGCCGTGTCTGAAGGAACCAAGGCTGTGACTAAGTTTACTAGCTCTTGA